The proteins below are encoded in one region of Apium graveolens cultivar Ventura chromosome 4, ASM990537v1, whole genome shotgun sequence:
- the LOC141720599 gene encoding dof zinc finger protein DOF3.6-like, whose protein sequence is MGFSTISAYLDPANWQQQPNYHSNASLPPQQLPIIPAPPPLPQPHGGSGAGSIRPGSMTDRARMANIPMPETAQKCPRCESTNTKFCYFNNYSLTQPRHFCKTCRRYWTRGGALRNVPVGGGCRRNKRSSKASSGNTPRSPAHSETASGSTSSALPSNTSGATSILGSLTSQFPQLRFMAPMTHLNDHYGGTGGEIGMNYNSTPMGATTEMNFPIGSTSNYLFGSGGGLASVLSGGGGVEQWRMPQGHHHFPNFLGGFDPTVTNQGGLLYQGVEVASSNGGYAAMADKFLNNSLLSQMALVKREGSNANTNNNNDNNRNDDHQTSLARQFLGSGQVGISDHHQQWNPSGTAAWTDLSGFSSSSTSNAL, encoded by the coding sequence CAACCAAACTATCATAGCAACGCTTCCCTACCACCGCAacaactaccaatcatacctGCACCGCCACCTCTTCCACAGCCACATGGAGGCAGCGGTGCGGGATCAATCAGGCCTGGTTCGATGACAGATCGAGCACGCATGGCAAACATACCTATGCCAGAAACTGCACAGAAGTGTCCACGATGTGAATCTACCAACACCAAGTTCTGTTACTTCAATAACTACAGCCTTACGCAGCCTCGCCACTTTTGCAAAACTTGTAGAAGGTACTGGACTAGAGGGGGAGCCTTGAGAAACGTGCCGGTGGGAGGTGGATGCAGGAGGAACAAAAGAAGTAGCAAAGCAAGTAGTGGCAACACTCCGAGATCTCCTGCTCACAGTGAAACAGCTTCTGGCTCTACAAGCTCAGCTCTTCCCTCTAACACTTCTGGAGCTACTAGTATTTTAGGAAGCTTGACTTCACAATTCCCACAACTTCGCTTCATGGCTCCCATGACTCATCTCAATGATCACTATGGTGGTACTGGGGGAGAAATAGGCATGAATTATAATTCGACTCCGATGGGGGCCACAACCGAGATGAACTTTCCTATAGGAAGCACTAGCAACTACCTATTTGGTAGTGGTGGTGGTCTTGCTTCCGTTTTGTCAGGTGGAGGAGGTGTTGAGCAGTGGAGGATGCCACAAGGACATCATCATTTCCCTAATTTCTTGGGAGGGTTTGATCCGACGGTGACAAACCAAGGAGGATTACTTTACCAAGGTGTTGAGGTGGCATCATCGAATGGCGGTTATGCTGCAATGGCTGATAAGTTCTTAAACAACTCATTGCTTTCTCAGATGGCATTAGTGAAAAGGGAAGGTAGTAATGCTAATACTAACAATAACAATGACAACAATCGAAATGATGATCATCAGACAAGTTTGGCAAGGCAGTTCTTGGGATCAGGCCAAGTAGGAATTAGTGATCATCATCAGCAATGGAACCCTAGCGGTACTGCTGCATGGACTGATCTTTCTGGGTTCAGCTCTTCTTCTACAAGCAATGCTTTATGA